In a single window of the Coffea eugenioides isolate CCC68of chromosome 3, Ceug_1.0, whole genome shotgun sequence genome:
- the LOC113764466 gene encoding glycine-rich protein HC1-like, with product MGSKTLLLFFISLAIVLAITSQVAARELAEASTSVDNSETLDYPTAYGGGGGGGDPEGGGLDPGGGWRRDGGYGGGGGSRYGGYPGQAVDAEP from the exons ATGGGTTCCAAGacacttcttttgtttttcatctCCTTGGCTATAGTACTAGCAATTACCTCACAGGTTGCTGCTAGGGAATTGGCTGAGGCTTCCACGTCGGTTGACAATT CCGAGACACTTGACTATCCTACTGCCtatggaggaggaggaggaggaggggacCCTGAAGGAGGAGGACTGGACCCTGGAGGAGGTTGGCGTCGTGATGGTGGCTACGGAGGAGGTGGTGGCAGCCGCTATGGGGGATATCCTGGTCAGGCTGTGGATGCTGAGCCTTAG
- the LOC113766221 gene encoding uncharacterized protein LOC113766221 yields the protein MTSFTIEAHVEDMEANTDWWFIGIYASCDHQIRKEQWKVLANRKRLWGDRWMIAGDFNDLVSNDEKWGGIRREEKSFHDFKDFINGNYLLDIGFIGHPWTWCNNWEEEGEVKQRLDRGLCTYPWFQVFDKVNCRHIDSYASDHSILMFDTMMSSSRRKHRFFFDKRWLKREDIGEVIRIAWEQQVEGSRMYQVATKIKNCRVALLKWKNNFQANSRDKIELIKKQLCDLKEVRGNSRNISMAALKKELSKAYKEEEKHWQQKSRIQWLKEGDKNTKFFHASVQGRRRRNSLHKLQREDGTWTESEEELSTEIAGYYRILLDSNEGGDLNEVLHGIPHTITDELNRNLLKPVLEEEIKSVIFSMNPEKAPGIDGMSPLFFQKFWTTIKQQVIKAIQTFFHTGHLLKSVNHTIITLIPKVQIPTSLKQFRPISLCTTLYKVIAKILANRLKSVLHCCICKNQSAFIPGRQILDNIMVSHEYMHYLKNKKQGKEGFMAVKLDMSKAYDRVEWSFLEAIMEKMGFDCKWRNWVMECVKSVSYSFNINGEVKEFVIPKRGIRQGDPLSPYLFLLCSEGLSNLIRKAADSKKLAGMKISRQGPSITHLLFADDSVIFCKANLDQANELRRVLKVYGMGSGQEINLEKSSILFSKNVRPQLMDEICQTMGNMQRVSQGKYLGLQMVVSGSKQQLFGFIKTSIHQRMLKWKNKLLSAAGKETMLKSVALAMPTYTMSCFQLPSKLCKEISSLMANYWWGEANGKNKIHWCAWKKLTRNKYMGGLGFKDLMAYNTSLLGKQGWRMLTQPNLLVSQVMKAKYFPRSSIFKCKVPNNASWIWRSLMGARELVEQGTRRKIGNGRKTNIWEDRWIPDTLDGRVTTPRNSDNALQQVHELICQKRWNRNLVFKHFNKKDAETILTIPVSLAGKEDANFWIKGAGGHYSVSSGYKLLVMNKDIRQQRNQLEGSTSLENQSQRLWKDLWKLKVKQKQKVFLWKCLNNALPVRDIIFRRIKVGDPICNRCGEDRETIEHTLLNCSKVKQTWKLAPIQWEGMMEHQGCFRRWWIEILDARTRAEGWQHIALSVHILWQIWKDRNEEEFNGKESHPWKTIQKAHQEWLELGEIDRKGTSMSTDETEALHQQNQQRNPEHGCLILRIGITRDMTKSCFGIGITLQEGNQGAKRGWTLRESSSGSGLLDEATALKLAMCKAATLQFRDVQFQVPNRQLLNQVRTAGVSDIRLATVVDDILQLRDLFHKCSFCLVHNDNNQLSTKLSKYALGIILDEEHWFP from the coding sequence ATGACTTCCTTTACCATTGAAGCTCACGTGGAGGATATGGAAGCTAATACTGATTGGTGGTTTATAGGAATTTACGCGAGCTGTGATCATCAAATTAGAAAAGAACAATGGAAAGTCTTAGCTAATCGGAAAAGATTGTGGGGAGATAGATGGATGATAGCTGGGGATTTTAATGATTTAGTCTCCAATGACGAAAAGTGGGGAGGGATTCGTAGAGAGGAGAAATCCTTTCATGACTTCAAAGATTTTATTAATGGTAATTATTTGCTGGATATTGGATTTATTGGTCATCCGTGGACTTGGTGCAACAATTGGGAGGAAGAGGGAGAAGTCAAACAAAGGTTGGATAGAGGTCTTTGCACCTACCCCTGGTTTCAGGTGTTTGATAAGGTCAATTGCAGGCATATTGATTCTTATGCCTCGGATCATAGCATCCTGATGTTCGACACAATGATGAGCTCGAGCAGAAGGAAACACAGGTTCTTTTTCGATAAAAGATGGTTAAAACGAGAGGACATTGGGGAGGTAATCAGGATTGCTTGGGAACAGCAGGTGGAGGGGTCTAGGATGTATCAAGTGGCTACAAAGATTAAGAACTGCCGTGTAGCTCTTCTAAAATGGAAGAACAACTTCCAAGCTAACTCTAGGGACAAGATTGAGCTCATTAAAAAGCAGCTATGCGACTTGAAAGAAGTTAGAGGGAACTCTAGAAATATTAGTATGGCTGCCCTTAAGAAAGAGTTAAGTAAGGCTTACAAGGAAGAAGAGAAGCACTGGCAACAGAAATCAAGGATACAATGGCTCAAGGAAGGAGACAAAAATACAAAGTTTTTTCATGCATCTGTACAGGGAAGGAGAAGGAGAAACAGCTTGCATAAACTCCAGAGAGAGGATGGGACGTGGACAGAGAGTGAGGAGGAGTTGAGTACTGAAATAGCAGGTTACTATAGGATTTTGCTGGACAGTAATGAGGGAGGGGACTTAAATGAGGTTTTGCATGGTATTCCCCATACCATCACTGATGAATTGAATAGAAACCTGTTAAAACCAGTGTTGGAAGAAGAAATAAAATCTGTAATTTTCTCTATGAATCCAGAAAAAGCCCCTGGGATTGATGGTATGTCACcactttttttccaaaaattctggACAACCATCAAACAACAAGTGATAAAGGCTATTCAGACGTTTTTTCATACTGGCCACCTCCTAAAGAGTGTTAATCATACTATTATCACTCTAATTCCCAAAGTGCAGATTCCTACATCTCTAAAGCAATTCAGACCCATAAGTCTTTGCACTACCTTATATAAGGTGATAGCTAAAATCTTAGCAAACAGGCTCAAAAGTGTCTTGCATTGTTGCATTTGTAAAAATCAATCTGCCTTCATTCCTGGTAGGCAGATTCTTGATAATATTATGGTCTCTCATGAGTACATGCATTATTTAAAAAACAAGAAACAAGGTAAGGAGGGATTCATGGCAGTGAAGCTTGACATGTCCAAGGCGTACGATCGAGTTGAATGGAGTTTCCTGGAGGCAATAATGGAAAAAATGGGCTTCGACTGTAAATGGAGGAACTGGGTGATGGAGTGTGTGAAGTCTGTGTCGTACTCGTTTAATATAAACGGGGAGGTTAAAGAGTTTGTAATTCCAAAAAGAGGAATTAGACAAGGGGACCCTCTATCCCCTTATCTATTCCTTCTGTGCTCTGAGGGACTATCCAACCTTATCAGGAAGGCGGCAGATTCTAAGAAGCTCGCAGGGATGAAAATTAGTAGACAGGGACCTAGTATAACACACCTTCTCTTTGCAGATGACTCTGTGATCTTTTGCAAAGCTAATCTGGATCAGGCAAATGAGTTAAGGAGGGTGCTGAAAGTGTATGGCATGGGGTCAGGTCAGGAGATAAATTTGGAAAAGTCTTCCATACTCTTCAGTAAGAATGTCAGGCCACAATTGATGGACGAGATCTGTCAAACCATGGGGAATATGCAAAGAGTTAGTCAGGGCAAGTATCTTGGACTACAAATGGTAGTTTCAGGATCAAAACAGCAGCTTTTTGGATTTATTAAGACTTCTATACACCAGCGAATGCTAAAGTGGAAAAACAAGTTATTAAGTGCAGCTGGTAAGGAAACAATGCTTAAATCTGTGGCTTTAGCTATGCCAACGTACACCATGTCCTGTTTCCAGCTGCCATCCAAATTGTGTAAGGAAATTAGTTCCTTAATGGCAAATTACTGGTGGGGGGAGGCAAATGGTAAGAATAAAATACATTGGTGTGCATGGAAAAAGCTTACTCGAAACAAGTACATGGGAGGTTTAGGCTTCAAAGATCTGATGGCTTACAATACATCTCTCCTTGGCAAGCAGGGGTGGAGGATGCTAACACAACCTAATTTGCTGGTTAGTCAAGTCATGAAGGCAAAATATTTTCCACGATCATCTATATTCAAGTGCAAAGTTCCCAACAATGCTTCTTGGATTTGGAGGAGTCTTATGGGGGCCCGGGAGTTGGTGGAACAAGGAACCAGACGCAAGATAGGAAATGGGAGGAAAACTAATATCTGGGAAGATAGGTGGATTCCGGATACACTTGATGGAAGAGTGACAACCCCGAGAAATTCTGATAATGCACTTCAGCAAGTACATGAGCTAATTTGCCAGAAAAGATGGAACAGAAATCTAGTCTTCAAACACTTTAATAAAAAAGATGCAGAAACTATCTTGACAATCCCTGTTAGTTTAGCAGGAAAGGAGGATGCAAACTTTTGGATAAAAGGGGCTGGTGGCCATTATTCAGTCAGCTCAGGGTACAAGCTACTGGTTATGAACAAAGATATCAGGCAGCAAAGGAACCAGCTGGAGGGTTCTACAAGTCTGGAAAATCAATCCCAAAGGTTATGGAAGGACTTATGGAAACTGAAGGTGAAGCAGAAACAGAAGGTTTTCTTATGGAAATGCCTCAACAATGCACTGCCTGTGCGAGACATCATATTTCGTAGAATTAAAGTAGGTGATCCCATCTGCAACAGGTGTGGAGAAGACAGGGAAACTATTGAACATACCCTTTTGAATTGCAGCAAAGTTAAACAGACATGGAAGCTGGCCCCCATTCAATGGGAAGGTATGATGGAACACCAAGGCTGTTTCAGAAGATGGTGGATCGAAATTTTAGATGCAAGAACCAGAGCTGAAGGATGGCAACATATTGCTCTATCAGTCCATATTCTCTGGCAGATATGGAAAGACAGAAATGAGGAGGAGTTCAATGGTAAGGAAAGTCATCCATGGAAGACAATCCAGAAGGCGCACCAGGAATGGTTAGAACTTGGGGAAATAGATAGGAAGGGAACTAGTATGAGCACAGATGAAACAGAAGCTCTACATCAACAGAATCAGCAGCGAAATCCTGAACATGGGTGCTTGATATTGAGGATAGGAATAACTAGAGATATGACAAAGTCTTGCTTCGGTATTGGGATTACTTTGCAGGAAGGAAATCAAGGTGCAAAAAGAGGTTGGACACTACGAGAAAGCAGTTCAGGTTCAGGACTGCTAGACGAAGCAACTGCACTGAAGCTAGCAATGTGTAAAGCTGCGACTTTGCAATTCAGGGATGTGCAATTTCAAGTGCCAAACCGACAGCTCCTCAATCAGGTTCGAACAGCAGGTGTAAGCGATATCAGATTGGCTACTGTTGTGGACGATATTTTACAACTCAGAGATTTGTTTCATAAGTGCTCCTTTTGCCTAGTTCATAATGATAACAATCAACTAAGCACTAAGCTTAGTAAATATGCCTTGGGCATTATTCTAGATGAGGAACATTGGTTTCCTTAG